A genomic window from Gossypium hirsutum isolate 1008001.06 chromosome D12, Gossypium_hirsutum_v2.1, whole genome shotgun sequence includes:
- the LOC107942378 gene encoding LOW QUALITY PROTEIN: uncharacterized protein (The sequence of the model RefSeq protein was modified relative to this genomic sequence to represent the inferred CDS: inserted 1 base in 1 codon), with protein sequence MGFIDIVFQWSLEDIFNDNLYKDQVEMIPVSFQSVEQYFGSYLLPLLDETRSALRSSMEVIARAPYAEVTYLNESKSHGPLLLDVNVDYWRNRFSDREKEPYKTLPGDVFVIANVKPETASDLQRVGRTWIFALVTNIQEDDDEDNSSSTSFKVKALEDFVSKDEAQKSLFVVHLTNLTTNTRIWSALHMERNLKIIKEVLHADSMVAESCSLCSSDIGGNWNEIFLKNLLSKLNESQKKSLVACLNKMLCNHKSHVELIWGPPGTGKTKTVSVLLFALLRMKYRTLACAPTNIAITEVVARVLKLVKEAKKACSVADDQFCSLGDILLFGSKERLKVDSEIEEIFLDYRVKRLTECFGPLGWWHCFTSMITFLEDCVPQYHIFLENESTKKQEHVSEDENQEKGCCSETDDKKGIHKSFLEYARERFATTALPLRRCVSILHTHIPKIYFQAHNFEDLETLSGLLNSLETCLFFDGLASEEVEELLLRSKDDKLLPQNLCDPSRLLCSIRTQCLSVLRRLRDSLGQLKLPSARNKDSLVQFCFQTASLFFSTACSSYKLYKLEMKPLNVLVIDEAAQLKECESVIPMQLPGIVHSILIGDEWQLPATVQSNVSNEAGFGRSLFQRLTTLGHSKHLLNIQYRMHPSISLFPNACFYKKRILDAAGVKHKSYEKHYLPWPMFGPYSFINVSGREEKDDAGRSHRNMVEALVQRLVQTLFKAWNSSRERLSVGIISPYAAQVVAIQEKLGRKYEKTDGFAVKVKSVDGFQGGEEDIIIISTVRSNSSGALGFVSNAQRTNVALTRARHCLWILGDGRTLAKHESVWQGLVHDAKMRHCFFNADEEKGLAKAIFDAKKEFDQLDDLFNHDSVLFKNARWKVLFSDNFRKSFGKVKSAQTQKSVLNLLLKLSCGWRPKKRNVDLICESSSMVLKQFTVEGLYIVCSIDVVKEQRYTQVLKAWDLLPLEDIVRLVKRLDGIFKMYTDDFICHCNEKYLEGDLEVPKSWTTSFDIVRFKTLSQDEIKNSSCGSSASDNRCYLENSKVSESLLLMKFYSLSSGVVSHLLFDHDGREPELPFEVTDHERDIILFPRSTFILGRSGTGKTTVLTMKLFKQEQLHLLATEGFDAVNTNRVSDVCLANRNMGGVGGSEATPLRQLFVTVSPKLCYAVKNHVLQLKRFVSGGNFSLEGAFQDVDDTDGAAQFKDIPDSFVDILPKAYPLVITLQKFLIMLDGTIGNSFFEKFYDARELSNMEVVNAPTLVRNCIRTKEVTYEKFCSIYWPHFNANLTNKLDSSRVFTEIMSHIKGGLRSGNFYDGRLNAEDYVKLSEGRASALSSHERQMIYDIFQDYEKMKGENGEFDMADVVVDLHDRLQNERYEGDIMDFVYIDEVQDLTMRQIALFKHVCKNVSEGFVFCGDTAQTIARGIDFRFEDIRSLFYNEFVLESKCETNHGKKEKGQISKNFHLSQNFRTHDGVLRLAQSVIDLLYHFFPSFVDILCPETSLIYGEAPIWLESDNEDNVVAKIFTNSGNAGAHMVGFGAEQVILVRDDPAKNEILKYVGKQALVLTIVECKGLEFQDVLLYNFFGSSPLKNQWRVVYEYMKEQGLLDASCPSPSFKQAKHNIMCSELKQLYVAITRTRQRLWICENVKEFSEPVFNYWKRKCLVQVRKLDDSLAQAMQVASSSEEWKSRGYKLLHQDNYEMATICFERANDTYGEKLAKALGLRANADRLHGSNPEMASIARRQAADXFDSIGKAERAAECFYMLKEYERAGQIYLEKCGESALERAAECFVLAGCYITAAEVYAKGNYISKCLSVCTKGKLFDMGLQYIQYWKQHAKADEEMVQRSKDLEELKQTFLENCARHYHEINDKRAMINYVRAFDSMNSRRKFLQSLECLDELLSLEEESGNFLEAANIAKLRGDLLLAADLLGKGAQYEEAVHLILWFVFANSLWLAGSTGWPLKQFKEKENLLSKAKSFAKNLSRWFYGLVCSEADILLNKPSNLFLMKQYLSASQMHKSTRGEMLVARIILDHHLHLNISNYEWIDELVFDLASYSEEQIYNNRVSSETLVYFWNFWKDKILKIFEYLEHAENQYGTNDSRRYGDFCLNYFGVWRQFNNLNPIYLLNSDAEWLRKLENKHVCRNQKQVSISIHQFVSAARSYWCSELFSVGLQVLKMLELLYNFSHRNSLSSFNQSRSLTHIYEVASFLLNSKFLNSKHAEKELMKFVNLSTKHFFGYIFPLDWRESLRENMISLRETEISRKLLEEVILESTGSKCNSLSYGEIGKVALIILGSGELTTEFYGKIFECLHWNRAWKNFILNLKEDRGSPTFSTTDNISEYVGENRSSGTTTESAACHIKQIGIIEPVILKFHEALQDTYKVNWRKISDYMSPVCFLYLVERYLMLLSFVNGYFFSTKTTFVEWVVYQDGRPSSTSSFVAVDKQSLEDIVKFVIDMVQQFLFCKRETIDWIKKSRIAVKEYHSLLVLRLVLITCFLHLNFGKGLDLLFDLLGQKNITELLPWEFYDALRRRQRNNRLNIDVNLLADAFKKIGNPLVIVSMHGNCPKFGCKDAIFVDMKLNPCKEELLRILFPKTGCSQYQTAGFSCEVLLPANYNEGTSSDVVPFSSSVSLSDQDLNTQNQNVGDLQFNHDRFWEIIEALTAVDGIKDLRTFISYASTLMVFLGKLVSIIDAGTKEYLLKKPAGGEDDDFSRDAMSVLNLMNQLHSELEPSKLKLECSVPIIGALCEELRSGWSIMMPLLQQQGYLVKDGNHASEESGDHCDVEESISRAQECSKGKKPASATTFNSKPQGNSKSKKNKKSRGRNGK encoded by the exons ATGGGTTTCATTGATATTGTGTTTCAATGGTCTCTTGAAGACATATTCAACGATAATCTTTATAAGGATCAG GTGGAAATGATTCCAGTTTCATTTCAGTCGGTGGAACAATATTTTGGGTCATATCTTTTGCCTTTGTTGGACGAGACACGTTCAGCATTGCGCTCATCTATGGAAGTTATAGCTAGAGCACCATACGCCGAAGTGACATATCTTAATGAGTCAAAATCACATGGACCATTGCTGCTTGATGTGAATGTTGATTACTGGAGAAACAGGTTCAGTGATCGTGAGAAGGAACCATACAAAACATTGCCTGGAGATGTTTTTGTGATAGCAAATGTGAAACCTGAAACTGCTTCTGATTTACAAAGGGTAGGAAGAACCTGGATTTTTGCCCTAGTCACAAATATTCAAGAGGATGATGATGAGGATAATAGCTCATCTACTTCCTTCAAAGTGAAAGCACTGGAAGACTTTGTTTCTAAAGATGAAGCGCAGAAATCACTATTTGTAGTTCACTTGACAAATCTAACTACAAACACACGAATATGGAGTGCATTGCACATGGAAAGAAACTTAAAGATTATCAAAGAGGTTTTGCACGCCGATTCCATG GTAGCAGAAAGCTGCAGTCTCTGTTCCTCAGATATTGGTGGAAACTGGAATGAGATTTTTCTGAAAAACTTGCTATCTAAACTGAATGAATCTCAAAAGAAGTCGCTTGTTGCTTGTCTCAACAAAATGTTGTGCAATCACAAGTCTCATGTGGAACTTATTTGGGGTCCACCAGGAACTGGGAAAACTAAAACTGTTAGTGTGCTGCTGTTTGCTCTGTTGAGGATGAAGTACAGAACACTCGCTTGCGCCCCGACAAATATTGCAATTACAGAAGTAGTTGCTCGTGTCTTAAAGCTGGTAAAAGAAGCAAAGAAAGCATGCTCTGTAGCTGATGATCAGTTTTGTTCGTTGGGAGACATCCTCTTATTTGGCAGTAAAGAGAGACTTAAAGTTGATTCTGAGATTGAAGAAATATTTCTGGATTATCGTGTAAAAAGGCTTACAGAGTGCTTTGGGCCACTAGGTTGGTGGCACTGCTTTACTTCAATGATTACTTTTCTTGAAGATTGTGTTCCTCAGTACCATATTTTCTTAGAAAATGAATCAACCAAAAAGCAGGAACATGTAAGTGAAGATGAAAACCAGGAGAAAGGATGTTGCAGTGAAACTGATGATAAGAAGGGGATACACAAATCATTTCTTGAATATGCAAGAGAAAGATTTGCCACTACTGCATTACCACTGAGAAGATGTGTGTCAATTTTACACACTCATATACCCAAAATCTACTTTCAGGCACATAATTTCGAAGACCTTGAAACTCTTTCAGGCCTGCTCAATTCATTAGAAACATGCCTGTTTTTTGATGGTTTAGCTTCTGAAGAAGTGGAGGAGCTCCTTTTACGTTCAAAAGATGATAAATTGCTTCCCCAAAATCTTTGTGATCCATCTCGCTTGTTGTGCTCAATAAGAACCCAGTGTCTTTCTGTTTTGAGAAGGCTCCGTGATTCTCTCGGTCAACTTAAACTGCCAAGTGCAAGGAACAAAGATTCCTTAGTACAGTTCTGCTTTCAAACAGCTTCTTTATTCTTTTCCACTGCATGCAGTTCTTATAAACTATATAAACTGGAAATGAAACCACTGAATGTGTTGGTAATAGATGAAGCAGCGCAGTTGAAAGAATGTGAATCAGTCATACCCATGCAACTGCCGGGTATTGTACATTCAATTCTTATTGGTGACGAATGGCAATTGCCTGCCACAGTTCAAAGCAAT GTTTCTAATGAAGCTGGCTTTGGAAGAAGTTTATTCCAAAGGTTGACTACTTTGGGTCATTCAAAGCACCTACTGAATATTCAGTACAGAATGCATCCATCAATCAGTTTGTTTCCAAATGCGTGTTTCTATAAAAAAAGGATCTTGGATGCAGCTGGTGTTAAGCATAAGAGTTACGAGAAACATTATCTTCCGTGGCCTATGTTTGGCCCCTATTCCTTTATAAATGTCTCTGGaagagaagaaaaggatgatGCTGGGCGTAGCCACAGAAATATGGTTGAAGCCCTTGTGCAGAGATTGGTGCAAACTCTGTTCAAAG CATGGAATAGCTCAAGAGAGAGGCTCAGCGTTGGCATAATTTCTCCCTATGCTGCTCAAGTTGTCGCAATTCAGGAGAAACTTGGTAGGAAATATGAGAAAACTGATGGCTTTGCAGTGAAGGTGAAGTCAGTTGATGGGTTCCAGGGTGGTGAAGAAGATATTATAATAATATCAACTGTGAGATCCAATAGTTCAGGAGCACTTGGTTTTGTATCCAATGCTCAAAGAACTAATGTTGCTCTTACGAGGGCTAG GCACTGCCTCTGGATTTTGGGGGATGGAAGAACACTGGCCAAACATGAATCTGTTTGGCAGGGTTTAGTTCATGATGCAAAGATGCGTCATTGTTTCTTTAATGCTGATGAAGAAAAGGGATTGGCTAAAGCTATATTTGATGCCAAGAAAGAGTTTGATCAACTTGATGACTTGTTTAATCACGATAGTGTTCTATTCAAGAATGCCAGGTGGAAG GTTCTTTTCAGTGATAACTTCAGAAAGTCATTTGGGAAGGTGAAATCTGCCCAGACTCAGAAATCAGTTTTAAACCTTCTGTTAAAACTTTCCTGCGGCTGGCGGCCTAAGAAGAGAAATGTGGATTTAATTTGTGAAAGCTCATCTATGGTCTTGAAACAATTTACGGTTGAAGGTCTTTATATTGTCTGCTCAATTGATGTAGTGAAGGAACAGAGGTACACTCAAGTATTGAAGGCTTGGGATCTTTTGCCATTAGAGGATATTGTGAGGCTGGTTAAGCGCCTTGATGGCATCTTCAAAATGTATACAGATGATTTTATCTGTCATTGCAATGAGAAATATCTGGAGGG ggaTTTGGAAGTTCCGAAAAGTTGGACAACCTCATTCGATATTGTCAGGTTTAAAACTTTAAGCCAAGATGAAATAAAAAACAGTTCATGTGGTAGTAGTGCTTCAGATAATAGATGTTACTTAGAGAACTCAAAAGTCAGTGAGAGCTTACTGCTGATGAAGTTCTACTCTTTATCATCGGGTGTTGTGAGCCACCTTCTCTTTGATCATGATGGAAGAGAACCAGAACTTCCATTCGAGGTGACAGACCATGAACGTGATATAATTTTATTCCCAAGAAGCACTTTTATATTAGGCAGGTCAGGCACCGGGAAGACTACTGTGCTGACTATGAAGTTGTTTAAGCAAGAGCAACTGCATCTGTTAGCAACTGAAGGTTTTGATGCAGTTAACACAAATAGGGTTAGTGATGTCTGTCTGGCAAACAGAAATATGGGTGGTGTTGGAGGTTCTGAAGCAACTCCATTGCGCCAGCTTTTTGTCACAGTCAGTCCTAAACTTTGTTATGCGGTGAAAAATCATGTTCTTCAATTGAAAAG GTTTGTCAGCGGTGGAAACTTTTCTCTAGAGGGTGCTTTTCAAGATGTTGATGATACTGATGGTGCAGCACAGTTCAAGGATATTCCAGATTCATTTGTGGATATTCTTCCCAAGGCATACCCACTTGTCATAACTTTGCAAAAGTTTCTGATTATGCTTGATGGAACAATTGGCAACTCATTCTTCGAGAAATTCTATGATGCCAGGGAGCTATCAAATATGGAAGTTGTAAATGCTCCAACTTTGGTACGAAATTGTATAAGAACAAAGGAGGTAACCTATGAGAAGTTTTGTTCAATTTATTGGCCTCATTTTAATGCTAACCTGACAAATAAGCTTGACTCATCCAGAGTCTTCACAGAGATAATGTCTCATATAAAAGGAGGTTTGAGATCAGGGAATTTCTATGATGGTAGACTCAATGCGGAGGATTATGTAAAACTATCTGAGGGTCGGGCGTCTGCCTTAAGTTCACATGAGAGGCAAATGATATATGATATTTTTCAAGATTACGAAAAAATGAAAGGAGAAAATGGTGAGTTTGATATGGCTGATGTTGTGGTTGATCTTCATGATAGACTTCAAAATGAAAGGTATGAGGGTGACATCATGGATTTTGTTTATATCGATGAGGTGCAAGATCTTACAATGAGGCAGATTGCTCTTTTCAAACATGTTTGCAAAAATGTAAGTGAAGGctttgttttctgtggggataCAGCACAAACTATTGCCAGGGGTATTGATTTTAGGTTTGAAGATATACGATCCCTTTTCTACAATGAGTTTGTTTTGGAATCAAAATGTGAAACAAATCATGGGAAAAAGGAGAAGGgtcaaatatctaaaaatttcCACTTAAGCCAGAATTTTCGTACTCATGATGGCGTCCTGAGGTTAGCGCAGAGTGTCATTGATCTTCTTTACCATTTCTTTCCTTCATTTGTTGATATTTTATGCCCTGAAACTAGTCTTATATATGGGGAAGCCCCAATTTGGCTTGAATCTGACAACGAAGACAATGTAGTTGCCAAAATATTCACAAACAGTGGTAATGCTGGGGCACATATGGTTGGATTTGGAGCAGAGCAGGTCATATTAGTACGTGATGATCCTGccaagaatgaaattttaaagtatGTTGGCAAGCAAGCTCTTGTTCTGACCATAGTGGAATGCAAAGGATTAGAGTTTCAG GATGTATTATTGTACAACTTTTTTGGTTCATCACCTTTAAAGAATCAATGGAGAGTTGTATATGAATACATGAAGGAGCAGGGCTTACTTGATGCCAGTTGTCCATCCCCAAGTTTCAAACAGGCAAAACACAACATTATGTGCTCTGAATTGAAGCAGTTATATGTTGCCATCACCCGCACAAGGCAAAGGCTGTGGATTTGTGAAAATGTCAAAGAGTTTTCCGAGCCGGTGTTCAATTACTGGAAAAGGAAGTGCCTTGTTCAAGTTAGGAAGCTGGATGATTCTCTTGCACAAGCAATGCAAGTTGCAAGCAGTTCAGAAGAGTGGAAGTCACGTGGTTATAAG CTGTTGCATCAGGATAACTATGAGATGGCAACAATATGCTTCGAAAGAGCAAATGATACTTATGGGGAAAAACTAGCTAAGGCCCTTGGACTTAGGGCAAATGCTGACCGATTGCATGGATCAAATCCCGAAATGGCTTCTATTGCCAGGAGGCAGGCTGCTG ATTTTGATTCCATTGGCAAGGCTGAGCGTGCTGCAGAGTGCTTTTACATGTTAAAGGAGTATGAAAGAGCGG GTCAGATTTATTTGGAAAAATGTGGGGAATCTGCTCTGGAGAGAGCAGCAGAATGTTTTGTTCTTGCTGGATGTTACATTACTGCAGCAGAGGTGTATGCAAAAGGCAACTATATCTCAAAATGCCTGTCTGTTTGTACGAAAGGAAAACTCTTTGATATGGGATTGCAATACATTCAATACTGGAAACAACATGCAAAAGCAGATGAAGAAATGGTCCAAAGAAGTAAGGATTTGGAGGAGCTTAAGCAAACGTTTCTGGAGAACTGTGCCCGTCATTATCATGAGATTAATGATAAGAGAGCAATGATCAATTATGTCCGAGCTTTTGATTCCATGAATTCAAGACGAAAATTCTTGCAGTCCTTAGAATGCCTTGATGAGCTCCTATCATTGGAAGAAGAATCAGGGAACTTCTTGGAGGCAGCAAATATTGCTAAGTTGAGAGGTGACCTTCTGCTTGCTGCTGATCTGCTTGGGAAGGGTGCACAATATGAGGAGGCTGTGCATCTTATTCTCTGGTTTGTGTTCGCTAACTCTCTTTGGTTGGCTGGGAGCACAGGGTGGCCGTTAAAGCAGTTTAAAGAGAAAGAAAACCTTCTATCAAAAGCTAAGTCATTTGCGAAGAATTTGTCACGCTGGTTTTATGGGCTTGTTTGTTCAGAGGCTGACATTTTACTGAACAAGCCAAGCAACTTGTTCTTGATGAAACAATATTTAAGTGCTTCTCAGATGCACAAGAGTACCCGAGGTGAAATGTTAGTTGCTCGAATAATTCTAGATCATCACCTTCATTTAAATATATCGAATTATGAATGGATAGATGAATTGGTCTTTGATCTAGCAAGCTATTCAGAAGAGCAAATTTATAATAACAGGGTTTCCAGCGAGACACTGGTCTACTTTTGGAATTTCTGGAAGGATAAAATTTTGAAGATATTCGAGTATCTTGAGCATGCTGAAAACCAATATGGAACTAATGATTCTAGAAGATATGGAGATTTCTGCTTGAATTATTTTGGTGTATGGAGACAATTTAACAATCTGAATCCTATCTATCTTCTGAATTCTGACGCTGAATGGCTGAGAAAACTGGAGAACAAACATGTTTGCAGAAACCAGAAGCAGGTTTCTATTTCAATCCATCAATTTGTCTCAGCTGCAAGGAGTTATTGGTGTTCAGAATTGTTCTCTGTTGGCCTGCAAGTCTTGAAAATGCTTGAGCTACTCTATAATTTCTCACACCGGAATTCTTTGTCATCTTTTAATCAAAGCAGGTCTCTTACTCATATCTATGAGGTTGCAAGTTTTCTCTTGAATTCCAAGTTTCTGAACAGCAAGCATGCAGAAAAGGAATTGATGAAGTTCGTCAACCTGTCAACAAAGCACTTCTTTGGCTATATATTTCCTCTTGATTGGCGAGAATCATTGAGAGAAAACATGATTTCTCTTAGAGAAACTGAAATCTCAAGGAAGTTACTTGAAGAAGTTATATTGGAAAGTACCGGATCAAAATGTAATAGCTTGTCATATGGGGAAATTGGAAAGGTGGCGTTGATAATTCTTGGATCTGGTGAGCTTACTACTGAATTTTATGGGAAGATTTTTGAATGTTTACACTGGAATAGAGCATGGAAGAACTTCATTTTGAATCTCAAAGAGGATAGAGGTTCTCCTACATTTTCTACGACTGACAATATCAGTGAATATGTTGGGGAGAATAGAAGCTCAGGAACTACAACTGAATCTGCTGCTTGTCATATCAAACAAATTGGGATTATTGAGCCAGTTATTTTGAAGTTCCACGAAGCTTTACAAGATACGTATAAAGTAAACTGGAGGAAAATATCTGATTATATGTCACCGGTTTGTTTCTTGTATCTTGTTGAGCGCTATCTAATGTTGTTATCCTTCGTCAACGGATACTTCTTCTCTACAAAGACGACATTTGTGGAATGGGTTGTATATCAGGATGGGAGACCCAGTTCAACTTCCAGTTTTGTGGCTGTTGATAAACAATCCTTGGAAGACATTGTTAAATTTGTAATTGACATGGTTCAGCAGTTCCTGTTTTGTAAGAGAGAGACCATAGATTGGATCAAGAAGTCTCGTATAGCTGTGAAGGAGTACCATTCACTGCTGGTTTTGCGATTGGTTCTCATTACATGTTTTCTTCATTTGAACTTTGGCAAGGGCCTTGATTTACTTTTTGACTTGCTGGGCCAAAAGAATATTACAGAACTACTCCCCTGGGAGTTTTATGATGCTCTTCGGAGAAGGCAGAGAAATAATCGTCTGAATATTGATGTGAATCTGCTTGCTGATGCATTTAAGAAAATTGGAAACCCTCTGGTAATAGTGAGCATGCATGGAAACTGTCCTAAATTTGGATGCAAAGATGCTATATTTGTAGATATGAAGCTCAACCCATGCAAGGAGGAATTATTGAGAATTTTGTTCCCTAAAACTGGATGTTCTCAATATCAAACTGCTGGTTTCTCTTGTGAAGTACTTCTTCCAGCCAATTACAATGAAGGGACGAGCTCAGATGTTGTTCCGTTTTCAAGCTCGGTTTCTCTGTCAGATCAAGACTTGAATACCCAGAATCAAAATGTTGGTGATCTGCAGTTTAACCATGATCGTTTTTGGGAAATTATTGAAGCATTAACCGCGGTGGATGGTATCAAAGATCTAAGGACCTTTATCTCGTATGCTTCAACACTGATG GTGTTTCTAGGAAAACTTGTTTCCATCATCGATGCTGgaacaaaagaatatttgctGAAGAAACCTGCAGGTGGTGAAGACGACGACTTTTCAAGGGATGCAATGAGCGTGCTCAATCTAATGAATCAACTGCATAGTGAACTAGAACCGAG TAAGCTGAAACTTGAATGTAGCGTTCCAATAATTGGTGCCCTTTGCGAGGAGCTGCGTTCAGGGTGGTCTATAATGATGCCTCTCCTGCAGCAGCAAGGCTACTTGGTAAAAGACGGCAACCATGCATCTGAAGAATCTGGTGATCATTGTGATGTGGAAGAGAGTATAAGTAGGGCTCAGGAATGTAGTAAGGGTAAGAAGCCAGCTTCAGCAACTACTTTCAATTCCAAACCCCAAGGAAACAGTAAATCTAAGAAAAACAAGAAGAGTCGAGGCCGAAATGGGAAGTAG